In a genomic window of Maricaulis maris MCS10:
- a CDS encoding ligase-associated DNA damage response DEXH box helicase, which yields MPKRQAADLLPERFADWFASRGWRARSHQLDMIAAAQAGEDALLIAPTGGGKTLGGFLPSLIDLADRIDGQGPTRPHALHTLYISPLKALSVDVARNLMMPVEELGLDVRIETRTGDTSASKRQRQRASPPDILLTTPEQLALFCATANAEAFFRDLQRIIIDEVHALAPQKRGDLLALDLATIQAWASGATRAGLSATVADEGGLARWLVTQPVGGDRFARLVRGSAGARPQVEILDPTERIPWAGHSGLHALGDVYARIKAAKMALVFVNTRSQAELTFQALWALNDANLPIALHHGSLSPEKRRKVEKAMAEGRLKAVVCTSTLDLGIDWGDVDLVVQMGAPKGSSRLIQRLGRSNHRLDTPSMALLAPTNRFEHLECQAAREAVAENALDGEPLGAGTLDVLAQHIMGRGCGDGFHADALFDEIRSATPYAHLDRDTFDRLLDFTATGGYALNTYERFRRLVRRKDGLWQARTPQIAQRYRMNVGTIVEAPMLDVVVSARGRGGHRLGQIEEWFVEQLSPGDTFVFAGQVLRFVGIEEMQARVMRAADADPKVPSYQGGKFPLSTYLAERVRDLVQHPGQWGELPGQVRDWLGLQAERSRLPDAHGLLVETFPRAGRHYLVCYPFEGRLAHQTLGMLLTRRLERMGLQPMGFVANEYALSVWGLRDLSGVDFDRLFDEDMMGDDLDAWLAESQLMKRTFRNCAVIAGLIERRFPGMEKSGRQVTFSTDLIYDVLREHEPDHVLLRAAWHDAASGLLDIRRLGEALSRVKGRISHVGLDRISPLAVPVMLEIGKEAVYGEGHDSILEDAAEDLIAEAIRVG from the coding sequence ATGCCGAAACGCCAGGCTGCCGATCTGCTGCCGGAACGCTTTGCCGACTGGTTTGCCAGCCGGGGCTGGCGCGCCCGGTCGCATCAGCTGGACATGATCGCCGCGGCGCAGGCGGGCGAGGATGCGCTGCTGATCGCGCCGACCGGCGGCGGCAAGACGCTCGGCGGGTTTCTGCCCAGCCTGATTGACCTGGCAGACCGCATTGACGGCCAGGGACCGACCCGGCCACATGCCTTGCACACGCTCTATATCTCGCCACTCAAGGCGCTCTCGGTCGATGTCGCCCGCAATCTGATGATGCCGGTCGAGGAGCTTGGCCTGGATGTGCGCATCGAAACGCGGACCGGTGACACCTCGGCCTCCAAGCGGCAGCGCCAGCGGGCCAGCCCGCCGGACATCCTGCTGACCACGCCGGAGCAATTGGCGCTGTTTTGCGCCACGGCCAACGCCGAAGCTTTCTTTCGCGACCTGCAACGTATCATCATTGATGAAGTCCATGCGCTGGCGCCGCAAAAACGCGGCGATCTGCTGGCACTTGATCTGGCGACCATCCAGGCCTGGGCCTCGGGCGCGACCCGTGCCGGCCTGTCCGCGACTGTAGCCGATGAAGGCGGTCTGGCGCGCTGGCTTGTCACCCAGCCGGTCGGCGGCGACCGGTTCGCCCGTCTCGTCCGCGGATCGGCGGGCGCCCGGCCGCAGGTCGAGATACTCGATCCGACCGAGCGCATCCCCTGGGCCGGTCATTCGGGACTACATGCGCTGGGCGATGTCTATGCCCGCATCAAGGCGGCGAAGATGGCGCTGGTCTTCGTCAATACGCGCTCCCAGGCCGAGCTGACCTTCCAGGCGCTGTGGGCGCTCAATGACGCCAACCTGCCGATTGCCCTGCATCATGGCTCATTGTCGCCGGAAAAGCGCCGCAAGGTCGAAAAGGCGATGGCCGAAGGCCGGCTCAAGGCGGTCGTCTGCACCTCCACGCTCGATCTGGGTATCGATTGGGGCGATGTTGACCTGGTGGTGCAGATGGGAGCACCCAAAGGCTCGTCGCGCCTGATCCAGCGCCTGGGTCGCTCCAATCACCGTCTCGACACACCGTCCATGGCGCTGCTGGCGCCAACCAACCGGTTCGAGCACCTGGAATGCCAGGCGGCCCGTGAGGCGGTGGCCGAGAATGCACTTGATGGCGAACCGCTGGGTGCCGGCACACTGGATGTTCTGGCCCAGCACATCATGGGGCGCGGCTGCGGCGATGGCTTCCATGCGGACGCCCTGTTCGACGAAATCCGCAGCGCCACGCCCTATGCCCATCTCGATCGCGACACGTTTGACCGCCTGCTCGATTTCACCGCTACCGGTGGCTATGCGCTCAACACCTATGAGCGTTTCCGGCGGCTTGTCCGGCGCAAGGATGGTCTCTGGCAGGCGCGCACGCCGCAGATCGCCCAGCGCTACCGGATGAATGTCGGCACGATTGTCGAAGCCCCGATGCTGGACGTGGTGGTTTCGGCGCGCGGGCGCGGCGGGCACCGGCTGGGCCAGATCGAGGAATGGTTCGTCGAACAGCTCAGCCCCGGCGACACCTTCGTGTTCGCCGGACAGGTGCTGCGGTTTGTCGGCATTGAGGAGATGCAGGCGAGGGTCATGCGGGCGGCCGACGCGGACCCGAAAGTCCCCTCCTACCAGGGCGGGAAATTCCCGCTCTCGACCTATCTCGCCGAACGTGTGCGCGACCTGGTCCAGCATCCGGGTCAATGGGGTGAGCTGCCCGGACAGGTGCGTGACTGGCTGGGCCTGCAGGCGGAGCGCTCGCGCCTGCCCGACGCGCATGGCCTGCTGGTCGAGACCTTCCCGCGCGCGGGGCGGCACTATCTCGTCTGCTACCCGTTCGAGGGGCGGCTGGCGCACCAGACGCTCGGCATGTTGCTGACCCGGCGGCTCGAACGCATGGGCCTGCAGCCGATGGGCTTTGTCGCCAATGAATACGCGCTCTCGGTCTGGGGGCTGCGCGACCTGTCCGGTGTCGATTTCGACCGGCTGTTCGATGAGGACATGATGGGCGATGATCTCGACGCTTGGCTCGCCGAGAGCCAGCTGATGAAGCGAACCTTCCGCAATTGCGCCGTGATCGCCGGACTGATCGAGCGGCGTTTTCCCGGCATGGAAAAGTCCGGCCGCCAGGTCACGTTCTCGACCGACCTCATCTATGACGTGCTGCGCGAACATGAGCCGGACCATGTCCTGTTGCGCGCCGCCTGGCATGACGCCGCCTCCGGGCTGCTGGACATACGGCGCCTGGGCGAAGCCCTGTCCCGCGTGAAGGGCCGGATCAGTCATGTCGGGCTGGACCGCATTTCGCCGCTGGCCGTGCCGGTCATGCTGGAGATCGGAAAGGAAGCGGTTTATGGCGAGGGCCATGACAGCATCCTTGAAGACGCCGCCGAAGATCTCATCGCGGAGGCGATACGTGTTGGCTAG